In the genome of Streptomyces violaceoruber, the window GCGCCCCAGCCCAGCTCCACCCGCGCCCGGGTGCAGTCCATGACCGGCAGCCGCAGCACCGCGTCGAACAGGTGCGGTGAGGCGGGCAGCAGCCGCATCCCCCACGCGGCCGCGATCGCCGAGCGGGCCGCGGCGCGCGGCAGGCGCACCGGGCGCACCCCGAGCAGCTCGCCGAGCAGTTCGGCGTCCACCGGCGGCTCGGCCGCGAGATTGAACGCGCCCCGGGCGTCCGCGGACCGCACCGCCAGCCGGTAGGCCCGGGCCGCGTCGTCCGTGTGCAGGGCCTGTACCCGCAGACCGGGGACGTCCGGCAGGAACGGCAGCAGCTCCGGACGAGCCGCCGGACCGGGCAGGAACCGGCCGCCGAAGATCCGGCGCTGCTCGCTGGCCGACTCCCGCTTGAAGAGGAAGGCCGGCCGCATCCGCACCACCCGGATCCCCGGGTGATCGCGTTCGAAGGTGTCCAGGGCCCGTTCCAGATAGGCCTTCTCCCGGCAGTACGCGGCGTCCGGCCAGCCGTGCGTCGGCCAGGACTCGTCCACCGCGTGATTCTTCGGCCCCGGCGAGTACGCGCCGACCGACGAGGCGTGCACCAGCGCCGGTACCCCGGCCGCGGCCACCGCCTCGAACACCCGGATGGAGCCGAGCACGTTCGTGCGCCAGGTCGTCGCCGGGTCGTGCGTCGGCTGGAACGCCCAGGCCAGATGGACCACCGCGTCGGCGTCCGCGAAGTGGCTCGTCAGGTCGCTCTGCTCCGAGGCCAGGTCGACCGCGGCCCACTCCGTCTTCGCGGGCGACCAGTCGGGGATCCGCCGGGCCAGCCCCAGCACGGTCCCGACTTCCGGATCCTCGGAGAGAAGCCGCACCACGCTGGTGCCCACGTTGCCCGTGGCACCCGTGATCACGATTTTGCTGCCCGTTGCGCTGCTCACCCTGTGCTCCTCTCGGCCGGCTGCCCGTGCGGAGAGCACCGGGTACCCGCAGCCCGGGAAGGGCACGCAAGGAGAAGCCCCGACCGCGACGGGGGAATCACGATCGGGGCGGTACGAGGTGAGTACGGACGGCGGTCGGCTCTCGGCGAAAGGCTCCACAGGGCTTCAGCCGAACGATCGTCCCTGTGGGCAATAGGTGGGGCCCGGGGACACTGTCCCGTCCGTACCCACGCTCTGTTCAACGGCGAACCACCGGCCGGTGTTCCACCGTCTGTCGTGGTTTGGGGTGATGTGTGTCACTGCTCGGCGGACTCACGGGGCTCGGGCACGATCTCGGCCCACAGGTTCTCCGCCTGCAGCAGCAGCGTGCCGAGCACCGCGGTCCGGGCGGCGCCCTGCCCGGCGTGCTCCCGCAGCCCCTCCTGGAGCCGCCGGTGCAGCTCCTCCATCGTCTCCTCGGTGGCCGTCGCCGGATCGGCCCCGGGCCGCTCGCCCGCCCACCGGCCCGCCTCGGTGTGACAGGCGTCGCCGATCAGCCGCAGCAGGCGCGCGTACAGGTCCAGGACCGGACCCTCGGGCGGTGCGGGCGTCCGGTGCTCGTCGGCCGCCACCGCCAGGGTCCGGGTCAGCGCGCCGAGGTTCCCGGTGACCCGGCTCCACCGCCGGTCCTCGTCCTCCGGCGGCACGACGGTGGGAGCGCGGTGCAGCCGCCGCAGCCGGCCCGAGGTCAGCCGCAGGCTCTCCCGGCTCCACGACCGGGCGGAGTACAGCGCCTCCAGCCGCCGCTCGAGCCGTGCCGCGTCACTGGTCCAGCCGGCCGCGCTCTGCGCGTCCCACTGGGTCTCCCGCAGGTCGGCGGCGACGGAGTGCAGGAGGTCGCCCGCCTCCCGGGCCAGCGCCGCGAGGTTCTCGCGCACGTCCCGCAGATGGATCGGCGGCAGCACCAGGGCGTTGACCGCCACGCCGATGACCGCCCCGAGCGCCGCCTGCCCCACCCGGTGACCGACCGCGGCGGCCGACACCGCCGTGCCGGAGGCCAGGACGAACACCGCCGTGGTGGCCGCGTAGATGCCCTGCCCGCCGAACCGCGACCAGTTCGCCACCAGCATCAGCACCGGCAGTGACAGCACCAGCGCCCCCGTGTTGTCGTCCATGATCGCCTGCGCCGCCGACGCCAGCAGCGCGCCGGTACAGATCGCCGCGAACTGCTGCCCGGCCTGCCGTACCGAGCTGTAGACGGTGGCCTGCACCAGGACCAGCGCCACCCAGGGAGCCATCAGCGCCATGGGGTCGCCCAGCCACACGCCCGCCACGGTCCAGGCGATCAGCGCGGCGCCCGCCGCCTTGAGCGACTGCACGACCAGGTCGCGCTCCCGCCCCGGCCCCCGCCAGGCGGCGCGGACGGCCCGTCCGACGGCACACGCCTCCCACCACACCGCGGCCGCGGGCCGCCGTCCCCGGAGTGCCTCCCGGAGGGTGTGTGTCACAGCGCTCATACGGTGCCGGACGTCCGCGCGAGCGGCGGACCCGTCTCGGTGCCCGGGCGGCGGGGCGGGCGAGGGAACCGCGGCCGGGGCGTGCTGGGCAGGAACAGGTGCCTCATGCCAGGGGGCTCCCACGCAGCGAGGCCAGCAGGTCGGCCGGGTCGGCGTAGACCGCCTCCGCTCCCGCCTCCTCCAGGTCGGCGCGGGGGAGACCGCCGCACAGTACGCCCACGCAGCGCACTCCGGCGCGGCTGCCCGCCCGCATGTCCCAGACGGTGTCGCCGACGAAGACGGCCCGCTCGGCCGGTACCCCGGCCAGTTCCAGGGCGTGCTCGACCGGCTCCGGGGCGGGCTTGCCCGCGTCCACGTCGTCGGCGCTCGCGGTGGCCTCGATCGCGTCGTCCGCGTCGATCGCGCGCCGCAGGGCGCCCAGCTCCGACCCGCCCGCCGAGGTGGCGAGCACCACCGTCCAGCCGTCCGCGGCCAGGCGGCGCAGCAGGTCCCCGGCGCCCGGCAGCGCCGGCAGCCGGTCGAAGTACTGTCCGTACAGTGCCTTGTGCGCGGCGCTCAGCTCCGCGTCCTGCTCCTTGTCCCGGTCCTCGCCGAGCAGCCGGGCGACGAGGTCGCCCGAGGCCAGGCCCACGGCCCGGTGCACGGCGTGCATCGGCACCCGGTGCCCCGCCTGCCGGAACGCCTCCCACCAGGTGGTCACGTGCAGGTGATTGGTGTCGACGAGGGTCCCGTCGACGTCGAACACGGCCGCCCGTTGCATGCGCTGTTCCTTCCTGGTCCTTTTCCGGCCCGTGGATCGGCGGGCGGGTACCACGTCAGCCGCTGGCCACTCCGGCCGGTGTCCGGCCCTCTCGCGTCCAGGCCAGCAGCTCGTCCAGGGACCAGGTCGTCACCACGCGCTCCGGGGGCACCCCGCACTCCTCGGCCCGGGCGCACCCGTGGATCTGCCAGTCCAGCTGACCCGGCGCGTGCGCGTCCGTGTCGATCGAGAACAGCACGCCGGCCGCCACCGCACGGCGCAGCAGCCGCCGCGGCGGGTCGAGCCGCTCCGGGCGGCTGTTGATCTCCACGGCCGTGCCGGCCTCCGCGCACGCGGCGAACACCTCGTCCGCGTCGAACGCCGACTCCGGGCGCCCCCGCCCGGTCAGCAGCCGGCCGGTGCAGTGCCCGAGCACGTCCGCGTGCGGATCGCGGACGGCGGCCACCATCCGGCGGGTCATCGAGCGGGCGTCCATCCGCAGCTTGGAGTGCACGGACACGAC includes:
- a CDS encoding SDR family oxidoreductase codes for the protein MSSATGSKIVITGATGNVGTSVVRLLSEDPEVGTVLGLARRIPDWSPAKTEWAAVDLASEQSDLTSHFADADAVVHLAWAFQPTHDPATTWRTNVLGSIRVFEAVAAAGVPALVHASSVGAYSPGPKNHAVDESWPTHGWPDAAYCREKAYLERALDTFERDHPGIRVVRMRPAFLFKRESASEQRRIFGGRFLPGPAARPELLPFLPDVPGLRVQALHTDDAARAYRLAVRSADARGAFNLAAEPPVDAELLGELLGVRPVRLPRAAARSAIAAAWGMRLLPASPHLFDAVLRLPVMDCTRARVELGWGATRTATEVLEEFLRGLRQGAGADTEPMRGRKVG
- a CDS encoding FUSC family protein, whose translation is MSAVTHTLREALRGRRPAAAVWWEACAVGRAVRAAWRGPGRERDLVVQSLKAAGAALIAWTVAGVWLGDPMALMAPWVALVLVQATVYSSVRQAGQQFAAICTGALLASAAQAIMDDNTGALVLSLPVLMLVANWSRFGGQGIYAATTAVFVLASGTAVSAAAVGHRVGQAALGAVIGVAVNALVLPPIHLRDVRENLAALAREAGDLLHSVAADLRETQWDAQSAAGWTSDAARLERRLEALYSARSWSRESLRLTSGRLRRLHRAPTVVPPEDEDRRWSRVTGNLGALTRTLAVAADEHRTPAPPEGPVLDLYARLLRLIGDACHTEAGRWAGERPGADPATATEETMEELHRRLQEGLREHAGQGAARTAVLGTLLLQAENLWAEIVPEPRESAEQ
- a CDS encoding HAD family hydrolase, which codes for MQRAAVFDVDGTLVDTNHLHVTTWWEAFRQAGHRVPMHAVHRAVGLASGDLVARLLGEDRDKEQDAELSAAHKALYGQYFDRLPALPGAGDLLRRLAADGWTVVLATSAGGSELGALRRAIDADDAIEATASADDVDAGKPAPEPVEHALELAGVPAERAVFVGDTVWDMRAGSRAGVRCVGVLCGGLPRADLEEAGAEAVYADPADLLASLRGSPLA